The segment TCCAGGTTGACATCTATGAACAAAACGGCAAATACCAGGTGAACGAACTCTGTAATTGTAATTTTACCGTTAAGGTTGTTGTGTGGTGTAAGGTTGTTGTAAGCGATTGTTAACCAAATAACCGGGAAATTGGTGTGAAACGAAACGATCCAGGTtgctctgcaattgatcccAGGTCATTGTTAAGTACCTATAGGTCCTCCGCCAAGCAAAACGAACCCAAACTTCTCACCAGTTTCCCATCGCTTCCCCGGAGCCCTTGGAAACATAACTGTTATAAACGGCAGTACCACATGGTGAGGTTATCATCGATTAATCTAAGCACCTACTCGCTTGTTGATTGTATAAGTGTATCAAAGAATGGAAGAGCCTCTGCAACAGACTGGATTTTTATAAGCGAGTTTTTTCGTGTGATGTGATCTGGATCTGGAGGACAGTTAAATTAGCCGCCCAAGTTCTCTTGTTAGTTATTTATCACATTAGAAAGAAAGTTAGATACTCCATTTGATATTAGATGGCCAAAGTTCAtatgagaagaagtttaACTACTGCGgaagctgtcgaagaagccCAGCTGAGGCGAGTTGCAGACAGAGCGGCAACGATGTCCCCTCGGATCCCTTCCGTCCAACTGGTCCAAAAGAGTCTAGATAGAATGGGACTATACGAGCGCGAGGATTCGATGATGgaacaagatgaagctTCCGTTGATGATAGTGTAGAAAGAGTTGTGATCGACTTGGAGAGGCCGGCTTCTAAAAATGCAGAGCAGGACGAGAATTATAACGAAAGATCTGATGGTTCTACATACACTGAAAAGGATTCTGAAAAGTCATCGCCATCTGATGATGAGGCAAACTGCACGGAGCAGACTTGGGAAACCGGAACTGCAGAAACGTCAGTGGATGACTCCCAGCTGTCTGAATGGGTCCACAAACCACTTAAGGACCTTATATTTAAAACGAACAAAAGATTCTATGACATCGATTCAAACAAGGTCAGGTACAAAGTTGGTTTATCTCGGAGGGCAGCGATGATTCCAAGTCTTCACCGAAAAAAAGAGTAAGCAGTCAGGAATTACAACACTGGAGCTTGATCTTTATTCTTGCGGCAAGGTCTTGTCCTTATTGCTCTCCTGGGAGCCGATGGGCTCTTCCAGATCGCGGTTCAGGCCGTCATAGAATGTCTTCCACAGATCGGATACGCTTTCAAATTCCTTTCCCACGGCAATGGAATTTTCCAAAGAGATATTCAGCGTATTCAAACTATTTAGAATGGAATCCATTGTGTTGTTGATATCCTGTATTATTAAGTCCCGTTGCTCTATGAAATACTTATCAGCGGGGCTCACGGTCgagctctttttctcaATCACCTCATCATTCTCATCGTTAGTGGAACTCATTGCATTTAATACAGTGGTTTTGGTTAACAATATTCGACTTCACCTATCTACCTGCTGAACCTACCTTTGTTTAGGTAAAGCAGCCTTCCATTACCCGATTTTGAGTTTTTTCACTGCAGGCTATAAAAGGCGTGTTTCATACTGGCAAGTCAACTCATGTACTTCTCCTTCACGATAGTAAAATAACAATATTGTCCAGTATCATTGGCTGTCCGAGTTTCGCCAACACCAGGACGGTCTCTCTAAGCTGGTAGATAATTATTTGGACAACTTAAGTTCCGCTGTGGAAATGTCCTGTTTTCTATAGCTTTACTGTGGTTCGAACATCTTGAGATTTGTGCTATTTGATAATTACACTCTTGAACACCTAGATAACTATGGGCTATGGGCTGTCCCTGATCCTCGCTTCAATCGCTGACGTCGGCTTCATCACTGTATCGGGGCTCTAAATCGAATATTAGCTCGTACTTCCTCCATTTAGTTCTTAGCTCGCTATTTGGATTGTTAAAGTCCTCTTCGTTCTCCTTATCAAGCTGGTCCAACCACTCCCAGTTAGCATCGAATTTCTCCTTATGCTCTTCGAGGAAGCGAGTTAATTCATCGTCGTTGTTAGAGAGTGGAACGTCACCTGTCAAGTAGTTCCAAATCGACATGAGATAAAACCTGAGACTGCGTACTCCCCGTAGAAACCCGCGGTCCTCGATCTCAGGATTTTTTGGAGGTATGCGAAAGGATTCATAACCTTGTGTCAGACTATCCTTTGTGACACAGCGGGCAAAATCGATTAAATTTACTTTGACCCTACACCGCTTATTTCCTGGGTTCTGACCATCATACATTAACAATAGCGAGGATCCATAAAGTCGATAACCCTTCAAGGCGCTAATTTCGACCGCCAAAGTATCCAGTTGCCTTATCAGTCTCGGGATTTGCATGATAATGCTGGCTATCCGCCGCCCATCGTAGATAAATCGGGCGAGAACTCTGGTGAACTGCCAACCTATTTTGACTCGTCTTCCGAAATACTTATCCCTCGTGATATAGTAAGTTTGAttccagatcttcaagcCACAAACGCGTACCCCGagctttcttgaagtagTCTTTCGACATTTCTCCCGCTGAGAGAGCTGCTTGCTGCGTGTGGCATCTACGCCGTATTGCCTTGTTCCCATCTTCAAGTCCAGCGCACAAGGCTTGTTCAGTTTCCTCGTcagatcttcgagaagaatgaacTTGGAGACAATCGACTGATCTTCGAAAGTGACAGAATCTTCATTTTTCTTGTCCTGCGCGCTTGAAATGTCCGCTTCAGGCAGCCGATTTCTTTTCAACTCCGGGTCCTCGATATCGTCATCCATCTCAAAAACACCTCCTTCGTTAGTCATCCGGTCGACTGGTAAGAAGAGTGGCGAAATCGCTTCATTCGGTTGCAACAGAGGGGAACTCTTAGTGCTGCACCGTGGAGATTCATGAGCTGAGCTCCTGGCATTTTCCCTAGCAATTTCCTTCCGTTCCAGCTGTTTCAAATCCATCACGGAGTTCGGGCTGCTAATAGCGTTCGAGATGCTCTCCTTAGCGGTCTTCTTAAGCAACGGCGAGTTCGAAGCATGCGTGGGCAAATTTCTTAGCGACTGGTTTGAGTTGCGTCGTGAGCTCCCATGCGACGATGCACGATCCTTCTTGCTCAGCCGCCTTGGCCTCGAACACGAAGAATACGTCGGCGCAAACACTTCCTGCAACACCAGTTCTTTCAGTTTCGTGTTAACAGTCGTGGAGCCCGACAAGTTTACACGGTTGTCGTTGCTGTCACAGGGCAGCGACCGACGGCTGCCCTGATGCGAATACAAGAAAGAATCGCTCGGCGCTGAACTTGGCGATTGCGGGTACCAATTTTGCATGAACCCGGGGATCATGTGTCTATTATCGTCCAGCACCACTTCTGACAGTGCCGGTCTCTGGTGGCTCGCCTCCAAGTACTCCGAGTCGCAGGGACACGTGTGAACCTGCTTCAACCGGCAGCCGAAATTCCCGTCAACGTCGACGCACTCGCTTTTCTCTCGCGCATCGCACcccttcttcctcttgacACCCTTTGAGTTAGCCAGATGCTTCAGATACTCCTCTCTGCTGTGGAAATGCTGTCTCACGTTCAGCACCCCTATGTACCGCGGCAtgaactgcagcagctccttGTGCTTTATCTCTATGTTTTCGTACCACTCGTTTTCCCGATTGACCAGCGCCTTGCACACCgctctcttcgagaaccGGAAGATAGCCGTATGCCCGCCGACGTTGTTGGTGAAAGGCTGCAGCTCCACCGCCAGAGGATACTCCGCTCCCTgctcctcgtcctcgtcctcgtccgACTCCAGCGCCTCCGAAAGGTCCTCCCCGGTCGACTCCCGCGGCACCTCGCCCGCCGAAAGCTTCGGCACCGCTTCCTCCACGGACCCTTGCTCCAGCTTCGCGCTCTCCGCCAGCTCCTTGGCCTTGTGTGGGTAGTACGTGGCCGAAGAGACAGCTTTCAACCCGTTGCACTCCTCCTCCGGCCTCTTTGCCCGGTTCCCCGCCGTCCCGTCCTCCTTCGTTCGCGAGAACTTGCGCCGCGGAACCGTCGAACTCTTGTAATGCGTGTCATACAGCGACACAGACTTGCGTCTCCTGGGTTCCACATCCCGTTCCACAACCTCACCATCGGTGATCCCTTCGTCATCTCTAAAGATCCTCAAATACGTGCTCGCCTTCCTCCCATGGATCACATTCGACACCCTCTTCTTATCAGAACCGTTCGTATCCTTCAGCGAACCGACTGCCTCTTCCGATCGTTCCCCACCCTCATGACTCATCATCGACCATCGAGTACTCTATCTGCCTCTCACTGAAAGTGGTCTAACCCTTCGTACAACGCTTTGTTTTCAATTTTTCCTATCACGTATCGTTGACTACAAACAGCCAAAGCCTGAACTACAGTCCTACACTACCGACTCCACGAGAAGTCCACAAGATGTCTTGTCCTCTACAACCGCACACGCGCTGCCACCGCTTCATCGCTTGCTACTTACGCGAGCAACGTGCTCCCAGCACGTGTGCCGAGCGTACTGCAATCGACCGCTGGAGCTCTTACTTCTACTGCGAACGGCCGGCTGTGCTGCGAGCACACGACCTCGCTACAGCCCTGTGCAGTGCTCCAGTACACATATGTGTGCTGGAGGCGCTGCTTAATGGGTTGAACGTGTGGTGTAGGGGTCACCGCGTACGACCAATCGCACGTGCGGGTTACCCGCTATTTCCATTATTTTCGTCATGGAGCACTCGAGACCGGACCCCGTTATTGAGTACTTGTTCAAAGTAACCGGGTAATAGCTCTGTTCCAACTGGGTATTGCGAAACGTACCTGTCGTATAGAGTGAGAGTAACAGAACTAGCGGCTAAACATGAATTGACGTCGCAGCGGACAGCAATGAGGTAAATACATATCTTTAAAGATGAGGGTTCGAACAAAAACACGTCAATAACGAGGTCATGTTTCGAGTACTCAACGATGAAAATCATGGAAAATAGCAGGTAACTCGTTCTGCACATCGTGAACCTCGAATAATATTTCGGACTATTTGTAG is part of the Torulaspora globosa chromosome 7, complete sequence genome and harbors:
- the KCS1 gene encoding inositol polyphosphate kinase KCS1 (ancestral locus Anc_3.240), producing the protein MMSHEGGERSEEAVGSLKDTNGSDKKRVSNVIHGRKASTYLRIFRDDEGITDGEVVERDVEPRRRKSVSLYDTHYKSSTVPRRKFSRTKEDGTAGNRAKRPEEECNGLKAVSSATYYPHKAKELAESAKLEQGSVEEAVPKLSAGEVPRESTGEDLSEALESDEDEDEEQGAEYPLAVELQPFTNNVGGHTAIFRFSKRAVCKALVNRENEWYENIEIKHKELLQFMPRYIGVLNVRQHFHSREEYLKHLANSKGVKRKKGCDAREKSECVDVDGNFGCRLKQVHTCPCDSEYLEASHQRPALSEVVLDDNRHMIPGFMQNWYPQSPSSAPSDSFLYSHQGSRRSLPCDSNDNRVNLSGSTTVNTKLKELVLQEVFAPTYSSCSRPRRLSKKDRASSHGSSRRNSNQSLRNLPTHASNSPLLKKTAKESISNAISSPNSVMDLKQLERKEIARENARSSAHESPRCSTKSSPLLQPNEAISPLFLPVDRMTNEGGVFEMDDDIEDPELKRNRLPEADISSAQDKKNEDSVTFEDQSIVSKFILLEDLTRKLNKPCALDLKMGTRQYGVDATRSKQLSQREKCRKTTSRKLGVRVCGLKIWNQTYYITRDKYFGRRVKIGWQFTRVLARFIYDGRRIASIIMQIPRLIRQLDTLAVEISALKGYRLYGSSLLLMYDGQNPGNKRCRVKVNLIDFARCVTKDSLTQGYESFRIPPKNPEIEDRGFLRGVRSLRFYLMSIWNYLTGDVPLSNNDDELTRFLEEHKEKFDANWEWLDQLDKENEEDFNNPNSELRTKWRKYELIFDLEPRYSDEADVSD
- the DAD1 gene encoding Dad1p (ancestral locus Anc_3.239), with the translated sequence MSSTNDENDEVIEKKSSTVSPADKYFIEQRDLIIQDINNTMDSILNSLNTLNISLENSIAVGKEFESVSDLWKTFYDGLNRDLEEPIGSQESNKDKTLPQE
- the HED1 gene encoding Hed1p (ancestral locus Anc_3.238); the protein is MAKVHMRRSLTTAEAVEEAQLRRVADRAATMSPRIPSVQLVQKSLDRMGLYEREDSMMEQDEASVDDSVERVVIDLERPASKNAEQDENYNERSDGSTYTEKDSEKSSPSDDEANCTEQTWETGTAETSVDDSQLSEWVHKPLKDLIFKTNKRFYDIDSNKVRYKVGLSRRAAMIPSLHRKKE